A single genomic interval of Falsibacillus albus harbors:
- a CDS encoding SET domain-containing protein: MIEVKTSTLSDGDLNRGVFATRDIAKGELIHEAPVLPYPNDEHHHIEKTRLADYAFEYGKNHSAILLGYGMLFNHSYTPNATYEINFDNHTFNFFAYKDIKAGEEVLINYNGDVDDTDPLWFNDGSEK; encoded by the coding sequence ATGATCGAAGTTAAAACTTCCACCCTCAGTGATGGGGATTTAAATAGAGGTGTGTTTGCCACCCGTGATATAGCAAAAGGCGAACTCATCCATGAGGCGCCGGTCCTCCCATACCCGAATGATGAACATCATCATATCGAAAAGACCAGGCTCGCGGACTATGCATTTGAATACGGAAAGAACCATTCGGCCATCCTGCTAGGATATGGGATGCTCTTCAACCATTCCTATACGCCGAACGCCACTTATGAAATCAATTTTGACAACCATACATTTAATTTCTTTGCCTACAAGGATATTAAAGCCGGCGAAGAAGTGTTGATCAATTATAATGGCGATGTCGATGATACCGATCCACTTTGGTTCAACGACGGAAGCGAGAAATAA
- a CDS encoding GNAT family N-acetyltransferase, whose protein sequence is MEYQINHTHMEEEKEILFLLKETASWLKDKEIDQWGFLLNGGEDQEIKESIEQNQTYSVKRDGRLIASFTLYESQGEWDRYIWGQSKIPAVYLHRLAVDRTLVGQGIGKEIIKWIEDYLKNKGWTQLRLDCVAGNRKLNDFYLQAGFGKIGKNREHTKFLKSL, encoded by the coding sequence GTGGAATATCAAATTAATCACACTCACATGGAAGAGGAAAAAGAAATTCTATTTCTATTAAAAGAGACTGCAAGCTGGTTAAAGGATAAAGAAATCGACCAATGGGGCTTCCTTCTGAACGGTGGTGAAGACCAGGAAATCAAGGAATCAATTGAGCAAAATCAGACTTATTCCGTCAAGAGGGATGGACGACTGATAGCATCATTCACACTGTATGAATCACAGGGGGAATGGGACCGTTACATTTGGGGGCAATCAAAGATTCCTGCAGTTTATCTTCATAGGCTTGCTGTTGACCGGACTTTGGTTGGGCAAGGAATTGGAAAAGAGATTATAAAATGGATTGAAGATTATTTAAAAAACAAAGGGTGGACACAGCTGAGGCTCGATTGTGTGGCAGGAAATCGCAAGCTGAATGACTTTTATTTGCAAGCAGGCTTTGGAAAAATCGGGAAAAACCGAGAACATACAAAGTTTCTGAAATCGCTTTAG
- a CDS encoding DUF4179 domain-containing protein, translating into MDHKECKGAINRIYAPKDKIFEAMEHGIKQANGHNVKPFNRKRNILVSSMTAAAVAGLTLASGFINPNMNHVLAEAPLIGKIYQEFGDTMGMQLTQQHAVKELNKSLTRNGITVKLSSAYFDGNVISVIGHVSGDLKKGMNEKGELSFDLNVEDGKGDNDPWLNGMVKDIRKKGKGYDFQWKLYYPYETINDDFTLPVTIHDINGIKGDWKFNIPVEQKNYRTVALSESKNDETDGVKIDMKELRIGKAYSSLTYEVVTKNKGDRISTSSAVNDFILRQKKAPDGYHTVKKAVFEKLDGNKELTIKPILSVADPAVSHSLSDHSFTLESGRTDMGLKVNSVKHQGNSVVIDYNFQNPPEGYNFTELKNNLQYEFMLIDKGYLDKIDLANPVPLENHSISKNHVQLLDKSSYHFQSTFPLAGDEKMDGFKLENTMLQFNFYSFIRDKDLEPISIEIPEQ; encoded by the coding sequence ATGGATCATAAGGAATGCAAAGGAGCAATCAATCGCATATACGCACCAAAGGATAAAATTTTCGAAGCAATGGAACATGGGATTAAACAGGCTAATGGACACAACGTTAAACCTTTTAATAGAAAAAGAAATATACTTGTGAGTTCGATGACGGCGGCAGCTGTGGCAGGCTTGACGTTAGCATCGGGATTTATCAATCCTAATATGAACCATGTATTGGCAGAGGCGCCGCTGATCGGGAAAATCTATCAGGAATTCGGGGACACGATGGGAATGCAATTGACACAGCAGCATGCAGTCAAGGAGCTGAACAAATCGCTGACAAGAAATGGGATTACCGTAAAGTTGAGCAGTGCTTATTTTGATGGAAATGTCATCTCCGTCATTGGGCATGTAAGCGGTGATCTTAAAAAGGGAATGAATGAAAAGGGTGAATTAAGCTTCGATCTCAATGTTGAAGATGGAAAGGGCGATAACGATCCATGGCTGAATGGAATGGTAAAAGACATAAGGAAAAAAGGGAAAGGCTATGATTTTCAATGGAAACTCTACTATCCATATGAAACCATAAATGATGATTTCACATTGCCGGTGACCATTCATGATATCAATGGGATTAAAGGTGACTGGAAGTTCAATATCCCAGTAGAGCAAAAGAACTACAGAACGGTTGCGTTGAGCGAGTCGAAAAACGATGAAACGGATGGAGTCAAAATCGATATGAAAGAATTAAGAATCGGGAAGGCCTATTCTTCGTTAACGTATGAAGTTGTGACGAAGAATAAAGGAGATAGAATCAGTACGAGCAGTGCGGTGAATGATTTTATCTTAAGACAAAAAAAGGCTCCTGATGGTTATCATACTGTGAAAAAGGCAGTGTTTGAAAAGTTGGACGGAAATAAAGAACTGACCATTAAACCAATCTTATCAGTTGCGGATCCGGCTGTTTCACATTCTTTGAGCGACCATTCCTTCACATTGGAAAGCGGGCGGACCGATATGGGGCTAAAGGTGAATAGCGTGAAACACCAAGGAAATTCAGTAGTCATCGATTACAATTTCCAAAATCCACCTGAGGGATATAACTTCACAGAATTGAAGAATAATTTGCAATACGAATTTATGCTGATCGACAAGGGATATCTCGACAAAATTGATTTGGCCAATCCGGTTCCGCTTGAAAACCACAGCATAAGTAAGAATCACGTCCAACTTTTGGATAAAAGCTCATACCATTTCCAGTCCACCTTTCCGTTGGCAGGAGACGAAAAAATGGATGGATTCAAGTTAGAAAATACAATGCTCCAGTTTAATTTTTACAGTTTTATTAGAGATAAGGATCTCGAGCCGATTAGCATCGAAATTCCTGAACAATAA
- a CDS encoding sigma-70 family RNA polymerase sigma factor: MKEKKYKALVKKAIKGNNKAFEVLIKHHYQQIYRTAFIYTRNEGDALDVVQEATCQALIQIKSLRTPEFFMTWFTRIIIRCAAKLIDKRKDIVPICEEMIESYHNVSQQAGKEESMVLLEAISTLKDSYKTAIILFYYHDYSIKTISKMMDIPEGTVKTHLSRGKSELKKILSREEFCYGS, translated from the coding sequence ATGAAAGAAAAGAAATATAAAGCGTTAGTGAAAAAAGCGATAAAAGGCAATAACAAGGCATTTGAAGTGTTAATTAAGCACCACTATCAGCAAATCTATCGAACAGCTTTCATTTATACAAGGAATGAAGGGGACGCCCTGGACGTTGTGCAGGAAGCAACATGCCAGGCACTGATCCAAATTAAGTCATTAAGGACTCCGGAATTTTTTATGACCTGGTTTACCCGGATCATTATCCGCTGTGCGGCAAAACTTATAGACAAAAGGAAAGACATCGTTCCGATCTGTGAGGAGATGATAGAATCGTATCACAATGTGTCTCAGCAGGCGGGCAAAGAAGAATCCATGGTCCTGCTCGAAGCCATATCAACCTTAAAAGATTCCTATAAAACAGCCATCATCTTATTTTACTATCATGATTACTCGATCAAAACAATCAGTAAAATGATGGACATTCCCGAAGGAACAGTCAAGACGCATTTAAGCAGGGGAAAAAGTGAATTGAAAAAAATACTCTCACGGGAGGAATTTTGCTATGGATCATAA
- a CDS encoding MDR family MFS transporter — translation MFKSLHPNIRMRIYTSFLSRVVGSSVFPFMAIYFTKHINPTVAGILVLIQVAIQFVAGLYGGFLADIIGRKKLMVAGELMKAGAFAGMLLVNSPWFESPWATFLMMLLIGVSGGLVNPAAEAMLIDVSTKETRAFMYSVNYWAVNMSIMLGLMFGGWFFEDYFFELLAVLTAMSVFTFWLTASRITETYKGKKTARKEYGLKPLFQSYGLVMKDWPFIAFTIGGFSILALEFQRNNFISVRLEKEIVPETYHAFHLISLQLDGIKLLSMLTVVNTLMIVLFTSLAAKWIKGRNERKIMYAGFVLFGTGYAIMAFSNQIILLLLAVIVLTIGELLYVPTRQSLLADIIDGSQRGAYMAMNGLVFQIGKMLGALGLIVGNIIGGLNMAGGYLFLVLLGIFFSNLALRLGERKSIHIQSAVGK, via the coding sequence ATGTTTAAATCATTGCACCCGAATATACGAATGCGCATTTATACTTCATTTTTAAGCCGAGTGGTCGGATCTTCTGTATTCCCATTCATGGCCATTTATTTTACCAAACATATAAATCCCACGGTAGCAGGGATTCTAGTGTTGATACAGGTAGCAATCCAGTTTGTGGCAGGGCTGTACGGAGGATTCCTGGCAGATATCATCGGACGCAAGAAGCTGATGGTAGCAGGGGAGTTGATGAAGGCAGGGGCTTTCGCTGGCATGCTGTTGGTAAACTCTCCTTGGTTTGAATCTCCTTGGGCCACGTTTTTGATGATGCTGTTAATAGGTGTTTCAGGGGGATTGGTAAATCCGGCTGCGGAAGCAATGCTCATCGACGTCAGCACGAAGGAAACGAGGGCGTTTATGTACTCGGTCAACTATTGGGCCGTCAACATGTCCATCATGCTGGGGCTGATGTTCGGAGGCTGGTTCTTCGAAGACTATTTTTTTGAACTATTGGCTGTCTTGACTGCGATGAGCGTTTTCACATTCTGGCTTACGGCATCGAGAATCACGGAAACTTACAAAGGGAAAAAAACGGCAAGGAAAGAATATGGCTTGAAACCACTATTCCAAAGTTATGGTCTGGTGATGAAGGATTGGCCGTTTATTGCTTTTACGATCGGCGGGTTCAGTATCCTTGCACTTGAATTTCAGCGGAACAACTTTATTTCAGTCAGGCTGGAAAAAGAAATCGTTCCCGAAACCTATCATGCTTTTCACCTGATATCCCTACAATTGGATGGCATCAAGCTGTTGAGCATGCTGACGGTCGTCAATACACTGATGATTGTGTTATTCACGAGCCTTGCTGCAAAGTGGATCAAGGGGAGGAATGAGCGAAAAATCATGTACGCCGGATTCGTACTATTTGGCACAGGATATGCCATCATGGCGTTCAGCAACCAAATCATCCTTTTATTGCTGGCTGTCATCGTCCTGACGATCGGCGAATTGCTGTATGTACCGACAAGGCAATCACTCCTTGCCGATATTATCGATGGTTCACAGCGTGGTGCCTACATGGCGATGAATGGCCTCGTTTTTCAAATCGGCAAGATGCTGGGTGCCCTTGGTCTCATTGTCGGTAACATCATCGGTGGTTTGAACATGGCCGGAGGTTACCTTTTCCTTGTCCTGCTCGGAATCTTTTTCTCCAATTTGGCTCTCAGGCTGGGAGAGAGGAAGTCTATTCATATACAGTCGGCTGTAGGGAAATAA
- a CDS encoding ABC transporter substrate-binding protein — protein MDERYFSMRATFFEREQDQECYFKLKELEALWFCSAKNVKRILHHFEESGKVTYIPGKGRGNPSKLVFLSPFQQEVEHFIKESVENDRLDQAAQLLRLPIPKSWIAKASSEIREMFGFQQGMAAKDILHSFISREITTLDPTYTSVTFESHLVEQLGDTLVKYDPKEDKIIPHIAHHYEVDEAGLKWIFYLRKGVLFHHQETLTSRDVETTIERLKQGPSAYTWLVKEIIKVECAGDYEVHLHLSKPNPFLLRYLSCANFCVLPASTPFNENEWIGSGPFSMKERSRNKLVLEAFDGYFKERPLLDEIHFYKVSQDAAEVVNYTVDNGESVEPSSTYEIETGFRFLAFNFHRQSTVKNASFRKAIYHLLDMKKMARDLQWPDLIEASSFTKERSFHQKKDPSEIPNLLKASGYAGEELHLYHLNYANSIASSRWFDAEAKKYGINLTMHPFSIEDFYKREIDQHSDMIFMGEVSTLDTHLSFLGAFYNETLLFRRLFPAENLRWIDEKLEQFKQTPTNEKREGIMKEIEAHIRAHNLLIFQHHPIKTRTFHPMIKDVEFQSYSQLDFKKLWIK, from the coding sequence ATGGATGAGCGTTATTTTTCAATGCGCGCAACTTTTTTTGAGCGCGAACAAGATCAAGAATGCTATTTTAAACTTAAAGAGCTTGAAGCCCTTTGGTTCTGTTCAGCCAAGAATGTAAAGAGGATTCTCCATCATTTTGAAGAAAGTGGGAAAGTCACTTATATCCCTGGAAAAGGGCGTGGAAACCCGTCTAAGCTAGTCTTTCTCTCTCCATTCCAACAAGAGGTCGAGCATTTCATTAAGGAAAGCGTTGAGAATGACCGTCTCGATCAGGCTGCCCAATTGCTCCGTCTCCCCATTCCGAAATCTTGGATTGCCAAAGCATCATCGGAAATACGGGAAATGTTTGGATTCCAGCAGGGGATGGCTGCAAAGGATATACTCCATTCCTTTATTTCCAGAGAGATCACCACGTTAGATCCAACATACACATCTGTTACATTTGAATCCCACCTCGTAGAGCAGTTAGGGGATACACTGGTGAAGTATGATCCAAAGGAGGATAAAATCATCCCCCATATCGCCCATCATTATGAAGTCGACGAAGCGGGTTTGAAGTGGATCTTTTATTTGCGAAAAGGCGTGCTATTCCATCATCAAGAAACATTGACGAGCAGAGATGTGGAGACAACCATTGAGCGCTTAAAACAAGGTCCGTCTGCATACACATGGCTGGTGAAGGAAATCATCAAGGTGGAATGTGCCGGGGATTATGAGGTACACTTGCATCTAAGCAAGCCGAACCCCTTTTTGCTCCGATATTTATCATGCGCGAACTTTTGCGTCCTGCCGGCATCCACTCCATTCAATGAAAACGAATGGATCGGCTCCGGGCCATTCTCCATGAAGGAGAGGAGCAGAAACAAGCTGGTCTTGGAAGCGTTTGATGGATATTTCAAAGAAAGGCCGCTATTGGATGAAATCCATTTTTATAAGGTCTCCCAGGATGCAGCTGAAGTGGTGAATTACACCGTCGACAACGGAGAGTCTGTTGAACCATCAAGTACATATGAAATTGAAACGGGCTTCCGTTTCCTTGCATTTAATTTTCATCGTCAATCCACTGTTAAGAACGCTTCATTTCGAAAAGCCATTTACCACTTACTAGATATGAAAAAGATGGCGCGTGACCTTCAGTGGCCGGACTTAATTGAAGCCAGTAGTTTTACAAAAGAACGTTCCTTCCATCAAAAAAAAGATCCCTCTGAAATTCCCAATCTATTAAAGGCTTCAGGGTACGCAGGGGAAGAATTGCATCTTTACCATTTGAATTATGCAAACTCCATAGCCTCAAGCAGATGGTTCGATGCAGAGGCGAAAAAATATGGCATTAACCTTACGATGCATCCTTTTTCGATAGAAGATTTTTATAAAAGGGAAATCGATCAACACTCGGACATGATTTTCATGGGGGAAGTCTCCACTCTCGATACCCACCTTTCCTTTCTCGGCGCTTTTTACAACGAGACGCTTTTATTCCGCAGACTATTCCCTGCAGAAAATTTAAGGTGGATCGACGAGAAACTGGAGCAATTCAAACAGACTCCGACGAACGAAAAACGCGAGGGAATCATGAAAGAAATAGAAGCACACATACGAGCACACAATCTCTTAATCTTCCAGCACCACCCCATCAAAACACGAACCTTTCACCCAATGATCAAAGATGTAGAATTTCAATCCTACAGCCAATTGGACTTCAAGAAGCTCTGGATAAAATAA
- the bioA gene encoding adenosylmethionine--8-amino-7-oxononanoate transaminase: MNQQKALLEDSKNYLWLPFTQMTDYERDPLIIESGEGIKLKDIDGKEYLDGYSSLWLNVHGHRKKEIDDAIKKQLDAISHSTLLGAANVPAIQLAKKLEQITPKNLKRTFYSDSGAESVEIAIKMAYQYWQNKGFKKKTKFVTLSNGYHGDTVGAISVGAVDLYHRVYGSLMFESIKAPFPLVYRSGKKNPDAIRDHALAELREIFQSRHEEIAGITMESIIQGAGGMNIMPKGYLKGVELLCKEYDILLIIDEVATGFGRTGKMFAVEHEDVQPDLMTIAKGITGGYLPVAATMTTEEIYDAFHGEYEEMKTFFHGHSYTGNQLGCAAALANLEIYEKENLIEQVQKKIAIVKEGLDELKDLEYVGDIRQLGLMCGIELVRDNITNEPFPWKERVGYRSTLKMRELGMLTRPLGDIIVFMPPLASTEEELKQMISIMKQAIEETCKEMAGVGN; this comes from the coding sequence ATGAATCAGCAGAAAGCGCTTTTGGAAGACAGCAAAAATTACTTATGGCTCCCTTTCACACAGATGACGGATTATGAAAGAGATCCGCTCATCATAGAGAGCGGGGAAGGGATCAAGTTGAAGGATATTGATGGAAAAGAGTATTTGGATGGGTACTCTTCGTTATGGCTTAATGTTCACGGGCATCGTAAAAAGGAAATCGACGACGCCATCAAAAAACAGCTGGATGCCATATCCCACTCGACATTGCTTGGGGCCGCAAACGTCCCTGCCATTCAGCTCGCTAAAAAGCTTGAACAAATCACACCTAAAAATCTTAAGCGGACATTTTACTCCGACAGCGGTGCTGAATCAGTCGAAATTGCCATTAAAATGGCCTATCAGTATTGGCAAAACAAAGGATTCAAAAAGAAGACGAAGTTCGTCACACTCTCGAATGGTTACCACGGTGACACAGTAGGGGCGATAAGCGTCGGGGCGGTCGACCTCTATCACCGGGTGTATGGTTCACTCATGTTTGAATCCATAAAGGCGCCTTTTCCACTAGTGTACCGAAGTGGCAAGAAAAATCCGGACGCCATACGCGATCATGCTCTGGCGGAGCTTCGAGAAATCTTTCAAAGCCGCCATGAAGAAATCGCCGGCATCACAATGGAATCCATCATCCAAGGTGCTGGAGGCATGAACATCATGCCCAAGGGCTACTTAAAAGGTGTTGAACTGTTGTGTAAGGAGTACGATATTCTCTTGATCATCGACGAAGTGGCAACTGGCTTCGGCCGGACAGGCAAAATGTTTGCCGTTGAGCATGAAGATGTACAGCCGGATCTGATGACGATTGCAAAAGGGATTACGGGAGGCTATCTGCCCGTTGCTGCAACGATGACGACGGAAGAAATCTATGATGCTTTTCATGGAGAATACGAAGAAATGAAAACTTTTTTCCACGGCCACTCCTATACAGGGAACCAATTAGGCTGCGCAGCGGCACTTGCCAATCTTGAAATCTATGAAAAAGAAAACCTGATTGAACAGGTACAGAAAAAAATTGCCATTGTCAAAGAAGGATTAGATGAACTGAAGGATTTGGAGTATGTCGGGGATATTCGCCAGCTTGGCTTGATGTGCGGAATCGAGCTAGTTCGCGATAACATTACGAATGAACCGTTTCCATGGAAAGAGAGGGTCGGCTACCGCTCCACACTGAAAATGCGAGAGCTTGGCATGCTTACACGCCCGCTCGGTGATATTATCGTATTCATGCCGCCGCTGGCGAGCACAGAGGAAGAATTGAAGCAAATGATCTCCATCATGAAGCAAGCGATAGAAGAAACATGTAAAGAAATGGCTGGAGTTGGAAATTAA
- the bioD gene encoding dethiobiotin synthase, whose translation MAGYFITGTDTDVGKTVVTSLLLSYFHQKGIDVYPYKPIQSGAIYENGNLQGPDLQMYERVLTSLDTNKACTYLLKKASSPHLAAKEENVWFDIPAIQKNVERLLALHDLVLVEGAGGLIVPIQEDYCMIDLMKEIDLPVILVGRAGLGTINHTVLSVMALKQANITIEGIILNRLHMEDESIEKDNAVMIERLTGVKVLGTIPHLSDVEDAFKTPQAYESIFNRLNAAKEDIKQ comes from the coding sequence ATGGCGGGGTATTTTATTACAGGAACTGATACTGATGTTGGCAAAACTGTCGTGACAAGTTTACTATTGTCGTATTTTCATCAAAAGGGCATCGATGTTTATCCATATAAACCAATTCAAAGCGGTGCCATCTATGAAAATGGAAACCTGCAAGGACCCGATCTTCAAATGTATGAAAGAGTCCTGACATCGCTCGATACAAACAAGGCATGTACATATTTATTGAAAAAGGCGAGCTCGCCTCACCTTGCTGCAAAGGAAGAAAATGTATGGTTCGATATTCCGGCTATCCAGAAGAATGTTGAAAGATTACTGGCTCTTCATGATCTTGTACTTGTGGAAGGAGCAGGCGGGCTTATCGTCCCGATACAGGAAGATTACTGCATGATTGATTTGATGAAGGAAATAGACTTGCCTGTCATCCTTGTTGGAAGAGCAGGTTTGGGGACCATCAACCATACGGTCTTATCTGTAATGGCACTGAAACAGGCGAATATAACAATCGAAGGAATTATTTTAAATCGTCTCCATATGGAGGATGAATCAATAGAAAAAGACAATGCAGTCATGATTGAACGGCTGACAGGGGTAAAAGTTCTTGGAACCATTCCTCATTTATCGGATGTTGAAGATGCATTCAAAACCCCGCAAGCCTATGAATCTATTTTTAATCGATTGAACGCTGCTAAGGAGGATATCAAGCAATGA
- a CDS encoding biotin transporter BioY, whose amino-acid sequence MKTKNMVYCALFAALMAVGANVSPFLTIGGVPVTLQLMFAILAGGILGSRLGSISMVVYMLMGLIGLPVFAQFKGGPSHIMSPTFGFILSFIAVAYVAGKLVGDQLKQSKRAYIAAGILSLVLNYGIGTNYMYCILRFGADTPDGFSYGVAWGWMMAYLSLDIVVTIVSFSIVPRLKSAIQTGYTPKRASVD is encoded by the coding sequence ATGAAAACGAAAAACATGGTTTACTGTGCACTTTTCGCAGCACTGATGGCAGTTGGCGCTAATGTTTCCCCTTTTTTAACGATTGGCGGGGTGCCAGTAACGCTGCAGCTCATGTTCGCTATTTTGGCAGGAGGCATTCTTGGGAGCAGACTGGGCTCGATTTCAATGGTCGTTTACATGCTGATGGGATTGATTGGGTTGCCGGTCTTCGCTCAATTCAAAGGTGGGCCGTCACATATTATGAGTCCAACTTTCGGCTTTATCCTTTCTTTTATCGCAGTCGCCTATGTGGCTGGAAAACTTGTCGGCGATCAGCTGAAACAATCTAAGCGTGCATACATAGCGGCTGGAATTCTCAGCCTCGTCCTTAATTATGGAATCGGCACGAATTATATGTACTGCATCCTTCGATTTGGTGCAGATACACCGGATGGATTCAGCTATGGGGTGGCATGGGGCTGGATGATGGCCTATCTTTCTTTGGATATTGTCGTCACCATCGTGTCATTTTCAATCGTTCCAAGACTGAAATCTGCCATACAAACCGGTTACACACCTAAACGAGCAAGTGTAGATTGA
- a CDS encoding ferric reductase-like transmembrane domain-containing protein — translation MNWTWLLIRITGLTAYSLLTISVLAGIFRHIPRKKAGILEFHQVIGQIALLGSAVHVYLLFFDHFQPFSLTEALVPFMSPYHRILSGIGTIALYIFIIVIVTSDFMKAIGRKVWKKTHYLVFPLWLMTWVHGFYLGTDSKTEWSMFLYWGSFLLVLGASLYLGYVTSTKKPANPKPVEKRMQRSQM, via the coding sequence ATGAATTGGACGTGGTTGCTCATTCGAATTACGGGTTTGACGGCTTACAGTCTGCTGACGATTTCTGTCCTGGCTGGCATCTTCAGGCACATTCCCCGAAAAAAAGCCGGAATCTTGGAATTTCATCAAGTCATCGGACAGATTGCCCTTTTGGGATCTGCTGTACACGTGTACTTGCTCTTCTTTGATCATTTTCAGCCGTTTTCATTGACTGAAGCGCTTGTCCCATTCATGTCACCTTATCATCGGATTTTGAGTGGGATCGGGACGATTGCGTTGTATATCTTCATCATTGTGATCGTGACGTCAGATTTCATGAAGGCAATAGGCAGGAAGGTTTGGAAAAAGACACACTACCTCGTTTTTCCGCTTTGGCTGATGACTTGGGTGCATGGGTTCTATCTTGGAACGGATTCAAAAACAGAGTGGTCCATGTTCCTGTATTGGGGAAGCTTCCTGCTGGTACTTGGAGCAAGCCTCTATTTAGGGTACGTCACGTCCACGAAGAAGCCAGCTAATCCGAAACCTGTAGAAAAAAGGATGCAAAGATCTCAGATGTAG
- a CDS encoding FAD:protein FMN transferase — MMTQFTAMNSTIKLVGLNEEMQQMVEQLFQQFEQTASRFIPGNALAHLNESPLHVPIHLEETLADLLQHALKLSRRVEYHVNPFIGEAMKSIGYTNSFYEGYNPSKPNRRIVKFLTEPIEQISRQWIVKKENFTFDFGGFGKGYIVDKAKQLLLQEGQAETIINAGGDMAVIGRMKSGIEHPGLNGKDIARFYIKDCALATSSKKYRKWALDGESVHHIINGRTGKVARNGVLQASVIADTAMEAETISKVFCILPFEEAKRLVRKTFPNIAYFIYFDNHTFAVGGNERMYEELEVAK, encoded by the coding sequence ATGATGACACAGTTCACAGCCATGAATTCTACTATCAAGCTTGTCGGGCTGAATGAAGAAATGCAGCAAATGGTGGAGCAGTTATTTCAACAATTTGAACAAACTGCAAGCAGGTTCATTCCTGGAAATGCGTTAGCCCATTTGAATGAAAGTCCCCTTCACGTGCCAATCCACTTGGAGGAAACATTGGCTGACCTGCTTCAACACGCTTTGAAACTATCCAGACGAGTTGAATATCATGTGAACCCCTTTATTGGTGAGGCGATGAAATCGATCGGTTATACGAATTCCTTTTACGAAGGATACAATCCCAGCAAACCGAATAGGCGGATTGTGAAATTTTTAACGGAGCCTATCGAACAAATCAGCAGGCAGTGGATCGTTAAAAAAGAGAATTTCACATTTGATTTTGGTGGATTCGGGAAGGGATACATTGTCGATAAAGCGAAACAGCTTCTTTTGCAGGAGGGTCAAGCGGAAACCATCATCAATGCCGGTGGTGATATGGCCGTCATCGGCAGGATGAAATCTGGCATCGAGCATCCGGGTTTAAATGGAAAGGATATTGCCAGGTTTTATATAAAAGACTGTGCCCTTGCCACTTCAAGCAAAAAATATAGGAAGTGGGCATTGGATGGGGAAAGCGTCCATCATATCATAAATGGCAGAACCGGGAAGGTTGCCCGAAATGGGGTTCTGCAGGCGAGTGTGATTGCCGACACGGCAATGGAGGCTGAAACGATCTCAAAGGTTTTTTGCATCCTCCCTTTTGAGGAAGCAAAAAGACTTGTCAGGAAAACTTTTCCGAATATCGCTTATTTTATTTATTTTGACAATCATACATTTGCTGTCGGAGGAAATGAACGCATGTATGAAGAATTGGAGGTTGCAAAATGA